In the genome of Sulfurimonas autotrophica DSM 16294, the window TGGCGGCGGACTCAACAATGCCATAGACAAGGTAACAACAGAAGGAGAGAGTGTTTTAGGACCTGACCTTTTAGAAGAATCTAAAAAGTTTAAAAATGAATTTATAACATACTCTAGTGATATAGCATATACCAATCTCGTCAACCGTACGGGAAGTGATTCTATTGCTACTATTGTCGGTTTTATGCGATTATCTGAAGAGACAGGTATTGGTGTCAAATCAATATTTGAAAATCAGGCACAGGAGCTCAAATCAATGGAGATGTTAAATATAGAAAAAAAAGCTGCGACGATGAATATAGGTATTACTTTTGTGATGTTTATATTTATTTTACCGGCTGTTATAGCAATGATTGCATTTCCTATGGCAGCAGACGCACTTATGCCGGGATTTTAAAAAAGGGAGTAATATGAAAAATAGAAACACAAGAATAATAATGGGGATAATGGCTGGGCTTGTGCTTTTTAGCTCATCGGTGGCACTGCTTTTATATTTAAAGCAAAGTAAGCACAAAGAAACTGCCCAAAACAATATTGAAGTTTTTGTCGCCGCTAAAAATCTAAAAAAAGGGGATCTGCTCGATGCCGGTTCCATTAAAAAAGCAAAACTTCCAAAAAGTTATATATCTTTTACACCGCTTACCGACAGTGAAATTATAAGCCATTATGCACGTGTAAATATTTATAAGGATGAACCTATACGTTTGGAAAAAATATCTGCCCTAAAGCCTGTTGAGAAGATAAAACAAACAGTGAAAAAGAGCGAAACAAAAGTACAGACGACTCTAAACAAAGTGCAGCAGGTAACAGAGGATACACTCAGTGTTTCGCTCTCTGTATTTAAAAACAAAAATACGCTCTTAAGAGGGGGAGATTATGTAGATATTGCATCTGTTATTCCCTCAAGCACTAAAACCGATAACTTTAACACAAGATATATAGCCTTACATGTAAAGATAAATAACTTTGTAAGTAATGGTAAAACTCTCAGCACACCAATTTCCTATAATGCAAAAAAACAGATTATACGAGCCGATACTATTGTTTTTCTGATGTCACCAAAAGATATTAAAAACTTTCTGGCGGTTTATTATAAAACACAGGCTCTCAATGCAAACAGAGTGTACAACACAAACAACTACGGCGGGCAATTATGGATGATAAAAACACCCAAAGTTATAGATGAAAACCTCCAGGCACAAAAGAAGCGGCTTATGGTTGACAGAAAAGTGTATAGAAAAAGAGCAAAAAAGCAGCACCAAAAGGTAAAAATTTCTTATGAAAAATAGACACAGTTTCCGCAATGCTTTTGGAATGGGACAAATTATGGCAATGCTGCTTGTGGTCCTTCCGACTCTTGCTTTTGTTATTACGCTCATGATAGATTACTGGAGTGTTATGCAAGAAGATTACAAATTGAAACTTATCGCCAATCAG includes:
- a CDS encoding SAF domain-containing protein, with the translated sequence MKNRNTRIIMGIMAGLVLFSSSVALLLYLKQSKHKETAQNNIEVFVAAKNLKKGDLLDAGSIKKAKLPKSYISFTPLTDSEIISHYARVNIYKDEPIRLEKISALKPVEKIKQTVKKSETKVQTTLNKVQQVTEDTLSVSLSVFKNKNTLLRGGDYVDIASVIPSSTKTDNFNTRYIALHVKINNFVSNGKTLSTPISYNAKKQIIRADTIVFLMSPKDIKNFLAVYYKTQALNANRVYNTNNYGGQLWMIKTPKVIDENLQAQKKRLMVDRKVYRKRAKKQHQKVKISYEK